A stretch of Aedes aegypti strain LVP_AGWG chromosome 2, AaegL5.0 Primary Assembly, whole genome shotgun sequence DNA encodes these proteins:
- the LOC5576382 gene encoding sugar transporter ERD6-like 6, with amino-acid sequence MSGLGRQLGAVLSGILLVFCGGIHIGWSIFHLYMGGNKWAVGITIDEYRFAILSFFTGVGFILIIMTFSKEWLSTRIWLMMSSFFFMLNGIFFTAMPNDYPATVATRIIAGFGHGIAHLVMSMYIGEIASKQYRGKLITLMVGSIIAGIAVFSVISMVTTNVIYIMEPAMHANMALGIIIMPLSLAAFVLAFFLTIESPIHTLLVKNDESTAQKDFLKLRGQALETTETAQEFTEMKLLVAESNMLSKIFVTEGNFKPFQLVLTLKLANLLYFNFSMNIAKMTLMSMMFDLGLTTPNWAPPILMLSKLGGALLAIFIIDILPRRFQYGFSSTFTGTFLLAFGIVLATHDYLEPWIPPFLYITAEVFVTFGMLPVSEILLSEAFPPKKKVLSVASVLICEYVGHMVVYIIYFNVPSNLQSTYIKTIVFGGVILLKCLLALLLIPDTRNTTPREAVQMMSKH; translated from the exons ATGTCTGGTTTAGGGCGGCAACTAGGAGCGGTACTTAGTG gAATTTTGCTAGTCTTCTGTGGTGGAATTCATATAGGATGGAGTATTTTCCATTTGTACATGGGTGGCAACAAATGGGCGGTCGGCATCACCATCGATGAATACAGATTCGCTATATTATCGTTCTTCACCGGAGTAGGATTTATTCTTATCATAATGACCTTTTCGAAAGAGTGGCTTTCTACGCGAATATGGCTG atgatGTCTTCATTCTTCTTCATGCTGAATGGTATATTTTTCACTGCTATGCCTAACGATTACCCAGCAACGGTAGCAACGCGCATCATTGCAG GTTTCGGTCACGGAATTGCCCATCTTGTGATGTCTATGTATATTGGCGAAATCGCTTCGAAACAATACCGAGGAAAGCTGATAACACTGATGGTTGGGTCCATTATCGCCGGCATAGCAG TATTTTCCGTTATATCCATGGTGACGACAAATGTGATATACATTATGGAACCAGCAATGCATGCAAATATGGCCTTGGGGATAATCATTATGCCGCTCAGTCTAGCAGCTTTTGTTTTAGCATTTTTCCTCACAATTGAGTCGCCAATCCATACACTTCTGGTGAAAAATGATGAGTCTACTGCTCAAAAGGACTTTTTAAAGCTACGAGGTCAAGCATTGGAAACTACGGAAACCGCTCAGGAGTTCACCGAAATGAAACTGCTAGTGGCGGAAAGTAACATGCTCTCCAAAATCTTTGTCACAGAAGGGAACTTCAAACCTTTCCAACTAGTACTAACATTGAAACTAGCCAACTTATTGTATTTCAACTTTTCGATGAACATTGCGAAAATGACTCTGATGTCAATGATGTTCGATTTGGGCTTAACTACTCCAAACTGGGCACCTCCAATTCTAATGCTTAGTAAGTTGGGCGGTGCATTGTTAGCAATATTTATAATTGACATTCTTCCACGCCGATTCCAATACGGTTTCTCATCTACATTCACTGGAACATTCCTCCTAGCATTTGGTATTGTATTGGCAACGCATGACTACCTAGAACCATGGATTCCACCTTTCTTGTACATTACCGCTGAAGTGTTCGTTACGTTTGGTATGCTTCCAGTTTCGGAAATTTTGCTCTCTGAGGCTTTTCCTCCGAAGAAAAAAGTCCTCTCAGTTGCTTCTGTGTTGATCTGTGAATATGTAGGTCACATGGTAGTTTACATCATATATTTCAATGTTCCAAGTAATCTTCAAAGCACATACATCAAAACGATCGTGTTTGGTGGAGTAATACTCTTGAAGTGTCTACTCGCGCTGTTGCTTATTCCTGATACCCGAAATACCACGCCACGAGAAGCTGTTCAGATGATGTCTAAACATTAA